In Symphalangus syndactylus isolate Jambi chromosome 6, NHGRI_mSymSyn1-v2.1_pri, whole genome shotgun sequence, a genomic segment contains:
- the LDHAL6A gene encoding L-lactate dehydrogenase A-like 6A isoform X1 codes for MSWAARVLGSSQRAGAAGANCFCPRMVLCLRLAACDLLGRGWPFTPVSKMATVKGELIKNFAEEEAIHHNKISIVGTGSVGVACAISILLKGLSDELVLVDVDEGKLKGETMDLQHGSPFMKMPNIVSSKDYLVTANSNLVIITAGARQKKGETRLDLVQRNVSIFKLMIPNITQYSPHCKLLIVTNPVDILTYVAWKLSAFPKNRVIGSGCNLDSARFRYFIGQRLGIHSESCHGLILGEHGDSSVPVWSGVNIAGVPLKDLNPDIGTDKDPEQWENVHKKVISSGYEMVKMKGYTSWGISLSVADLTESILKNLRRVHPVSTLSKGLYGINEEIFLSVPCILGENGITDLIKVKLTLEEEACLQKSAETLWEIQKELKL; via the exons ATGAGCTGGGCTGCAAGAGTCCTGGGGAGCAGCCAGAGAGCGGGCGCCGCGGGAGCGAATTGTTTTTGCCCAAGGATGGTTCTGTGTCTCCGCCTGGCGGCGTGTGACCTGCTCGGGCGCGGGTGGCCCTTCACCCCT GTTTCCAAGATGGCAACTGTCAAGGGTGAACTTATTAAGAATTTCGCGGAAGAGGAGGCCATTCATCACAATAAGATCTCCATTGTAGGAACTGGATCGGTTGGTGTGGCTTGTGCTATCAGCATCTTATTAAAA GGTTTGAGTGATGAACTTGTCCTTGTGGATGTTGATGAAGGCAAACTGAAGGGTGAAACAATGGATCTTCAACATGGCAGCCCTTTTATGAAAATGCCAAATATTGTCTCCAGCAAAG ATTACCTGGTCACTGCAAACTCCAATCTAGTGATTATCACAGCAGGTGCACGccagaaaaaaggagaaacacGCCTCGATTTAGTCCAGCGAAATGTGTCCATCTTTAAACTAATGATTCCCAATATTACCCAATACAGTCCTCACTGCAAACTGCTTATTGTTACTAATCCAG TGGATATCTTAACTTATGTAGCCTGGAAGTTGAGTGCATTTCCCAAAAACCGCGTTATTGGAAGTGGTTGTAATCTGGACTCTGCTCGTTTTCGTTACTTTATTGGGCAAAGGCTTGGCATCCACTCTGAAAGCTGTCATGGGCTGATCCTTGGAGAGCATGGCGACTCAAGTG TTCCTGTGTGGAGTGGTGTGAACATTGCTGGTGTCCCTCTGAAGGATCTGAACCCAGATATAGGAACTGATAAAGATCCTGAGCAGTGGGAAAATGTCCACAAAAAAGTGATTTCCAG TGGCTATGAGATGGTCAAAATGAAAGGTTATACTTCTTGGGGCATTAGCCTATCTGTAGCTGATTtaacagaaagtattttgaaGAATCTTAGAAGAGTGCATCCAGTTTCTACCCTAAGTAAG GGCCTCTatggaataaatgaagaaatattcctTAGTGTCCCATGTATCCTGGGAGAGAATGGTATCACAGACCTCATAAAAGTAAAACTGACTCTTGAAGAGGAGGCCTGCTTGCAAAAGAGTGCAGAAACACTTTGGGAAATACAGAAGGAGCTCAAGCTTTAA
- the LDHAL6A gene encoding L-lactate dehydrogenase A-like 6A isoform X2 translates to MATVKGELIKNFAEEEAIHHNKISIVGTGSVGVACAISILLKGLSDELVLVDVDEGKLKGETMDLQHGSPFMKMPNIVSSKDYLVTANSNLVIITAGARQKKGETRLDLVQRNVSIFKLMIPNITQYSPHCKLLIVTNPVDILTYVAWKLSAFPKNRVIGSGCNLDSARFRYFIGQRLGIHSESCHGLILGEHGDSSVPVWSGVNIAGVPLKDLNPDIGTDKDPEQWENVHKKVISSGYEMVKMKGYTSWGISLSVADLTESILKNLRRVHPVSTLSKGLYGINEEIFLSVPCILGENGITDLIKVKLTLEEEACLQKSAETLWEIQKELKL, encoded by the exons ATGGCAACTGTCAAGGGTGAACTTATTAAGAATTTCGCGGAAGAGGAGGCCATTCATCACAATAAGATCTCCATTGTAGGAACTGGATCGGTTGGTGTGGCTTGTGCTATCAGCATCTTATTAAAA GGTTTGAGTGATGAACTTGTCCTTGTGGATGTTGATGAAGGCAAACTGAAGGGTGAAACAATGGATCTTCAACATGGCAGCCCTTTTATGAAAATGCCAAATATTGTCTCCAGCAAAG ATTACCTGGTCACTGCAAACTCCAATCTAGTGATTATCACAGCAGGTGCACGccagaaaaaaggagaaacacGCCTCGATTTAGTCCAGCGAAATGTGTCCATCTTTAAACTAATGATTCCCAATATTACCCAATACAGTCCTCACTGCAAACTGCTTATTGTTACTAATCCAG TGGATATCTTAACTTATGTAGCCTGGAAGTTGAGTGCATTTCCCAAAAACCGCGTTATTGGAAGTGGTTGTAATCTGGACTCTGCTCGTTTTCGTTACTTTATTGGGCAAAGGCTTGGCATCCACTCTGAAAGCTGTCATGGGCTGATCCTTGGAGAGCATGGCGACTCAAGTG TTCCTGTGTGGAGTGGTGTGAACATTGCTGGTGTCCCTCTGAAGGATCTGAACCCAGATATAGGAACTGATAAAGATCCTGAGCAGTGGGAAAATGTCCACAAAAAAGTGATTTCCAG TGGCTATGAGATGGTCAAAATGAAAGGTTATACTTCTTGGGGCATTAGCCTATCTGTAGCTGATTtaacagaaagtattttgaaGAATCTTAGAAGAGTGCATCCAGTTTCTACCCTAAGTAAG GGCCTCTatggaataaatgaagaaatattcctTAGTGTCCCATGTATCCTGGGAGAGAATGGTATCACAGACCTCATAAAAGTAAAACTGACTCTTGAAGAGGAGGCCTGCTTGCAAAAGAGTGCAGAAACACTTTGGGAAATACAGAAGGAGCTCAAGCTTTAA